One uncultured Caproiciproducens sp. DNA segment encodes these proteins:
- a CDS encoding aldehyde dehydrogenase → MNIEEIVQTQQAFFASDATKSVAFRVNALKELKAAILKKQQALYAAMKSDLNKSEFETYMTELGMVLDELRFVIKHISGWAKKKAVHTPLAQFHSRSFKMSEPHGVVLIMAPWNYPFQLSLEPLIGAIAAGNCAILKPSAYAPQTSQIISDIIADCFPSEYVTVVQGGRQENQSLLNQRFDYIFFTGSVAVGKLVMESAAKNLTPVSLELGGKSPCIIDKTADLKVAARRLAFGKFLNAGQTCVAPDYLLVHSSVKNKVVEYLKQEITNFYGAVPLDNSNFPKIISEKHFNRLKGLMADENILTGGETNDREQIAPTILDGITGESPIMQEEIFGPILPIITFEDIKEVISFVGSREKPLALYLFTTDHNVEKRILTSLSFGGGCVNDTIIHLATSHMGFGGVGNSGMGSYHGKASFDTFSHYKSIVKKYNWIDLPFRYPPYTDLNLKLLKLFLH, encoded by the coding sequence ATGAACATTGAAGAAATTGTACAGACACAGCAGGCCTTCTTTGCATCAGATGCAACCAAATCCGTCGCTTTCCGTGTCAATGCTCTAAAGGAGCTGAAGGCAGCTATTCTTAAAAAGCAGCAAGCGCTTTACGCCGCCATGAAATCAGATTTAAACAAATCAGAATTTGAAACTTATATGACAGAATTAGGAATGGTTCTGGATGAATTGCGGTTCGTTATTAAACACATCTCCGGATGGGCAAAAAAGAAAGCGGTTCATACGCCCTTGGCACAATTCCATTCCCGAAGTTTTAAAATGTCGGAGCCCCATGGTGTGGTCCTGATTATGGCTCCGTGGAATTATCCGTTTCAGCTGAGCTTGGAGCCGCTGATCGGCGCGATCGCCGCAGGAAACTGTGCGATATTAAAGCCTTCGGCTTATGCTCCACAAACATCACAGATTATATCGGATATCATTGCAGACTGCTTCCCTTCGGAATACGTCACTGTTGTGCAAGGCGGTCGTCAGGAAAACCAAAGTCTGCTAAACCAACGTTTTGACTACATATTTTTCACAGGGAGCGTCGCGGTTGGCAAACTTGTAATGGAAAGTGCTGCCAAAAATTTGACACCTGTCAGTCTTGAACTGGGTGGAAAGAGTCCTTGTATCATCGACAAAACCGCAGATTTAAAAGTTGCGGCAAGACGTTTGGCATTCGGAAAATTCCTTAATGCAGGCCAGACCTGTGTGGCACCAGACTATCTTTTAGTTCATAGTAGTGTGAAGAATAAGGTCGTAGAATATCTAAAACAGGAAATTACCAACTTTTATGGCGCTGTTCCGCTCGACAACAGCAATTTCCCTAAAATTATCAGTGAAAAACATTTTAATCGCCTCAAAGGATTAATGGCGGATGAAAACATTCTTACCGGAGGGGAAACGAATGACCGGGAACAGATTGCGCCGACTATACTTGACGGGATTACTGGGGAATCCCCGATTATGCAAGAGGAAATATTTGGTCCGATTTTGCCCATCATTACCTTTGAAGACATTAAAGAGGTAATTTCCTTTGTCGGCAGCAGAGAAAAGCCCCTTGCGCTTTATTTGTTCACCACAGATCACAATGTGGAAAAACGGATTCTTACCTCTTTGTCCTTTGGAGGCGGCTGCGTGAATGACACCATCATCCATCTTGCCACCTCACACATGGGTTTCGGTGGCGTCGGTAACAGCGGAATGGGAAGTTACCACGGAAAAGCCAGCTTTGACACATTTAGTCACTATAAAAGCATCGTAAAGAAATACAATTGGATTGATCTTCCTTTCCGCTACCCTCCCTATACTGATCTTAATTTAAAGTTGCTAAAGCTGTTTTTGCATTGA
- a CDS encoding serine hydrolase domain-containing protein: MNLDKIVEKDFQGCISIKQDGRNIFQNAYGYADLPNKVLNTLETRFATASAGKVFVAVAILKMIERGKLHFKDTIGHLLDFDLHEIDSDITIEQLLTHTSGIPDYFDESIMDDYDELWRDYPNYKIRTSSDLLPLFLNKPMMYQKGERFQYNNTGYVVLGLIIEKIANMPFDLFLKDNVFSVSGMQKTGYYELDRLPARCANAYIYDRKHNEYYTNIYSVDVKGTGAGGAYTTVGDVEKFWDALLQHELLSAEMTNKMLSRQSGCEEDGYYGYGIWLKKGERNYYTPYFQGCDPGVSFITYQTKEESLITIVSNFGNNVWRMMKNANEDLFSV, from the coding sequence ATGAATTTAGATAAAATAGTTGAAAAAGATTTTCAAGGTTGTATTTCTATAAAACAAGATGGCCGAAACATATTTCAAAATGCTTATGGGTATGCCGATTTACCTAATAAAGTTCTAAACACATTAGAAACGAGGTTTGCAACAGCCTCGGCAGGCAAGGTCTTTGTTGCGGTTGCAATTTTGAAAATGATCGAAAGAGGGAAACTGCATTTTAAAGATACAATCGGTCATTTGCTGGATTTTGACTTGCATGAAATTGATTCGGATATAACCATTGAGCAGCTATTGACACACACATCAGGAATTCCAGATTATTTTGACGAAAGCATCATGGATGACTATGATGAACTTTGGAGAGATTATCCCAACTACAAAATCCGCACGTCATCAGATTTGTTACCCTTGTTTTTGAACAAACCTATGATGTATCAAAAAGGGGAACGATTTCAATACAACAATACCGGATATGTGGTTCTAGGTTTAATCATTGAAAAAATTGCAAATATGCCCTTTGATTTGTTCTTGAAAGACAATGTCTTTTCAGTAAGCGGCATGCAAAAAACGGGATATTATGAATTGGACAGGCTACCTGCAAGATGTGCCAATGCCTATATTTATGATCGTAAGCACAACGAGTATTATACAAACATTTACAGCGTGGATGTGAAAGGAACAGGTGCGGGTGGAGCATATACTACAGTCGGAGATGTCGAAAAATTTTGGGATGCCCTACTTCAGCATGAATTGTTGTCAGCTGAAATGACAAACAAAATGTTGAGCCGGCAAAGTGGCTGCGAAGAAGACGGGTATTATGGCTATGGCATTTGGCTAAAAAAGGGTGAGAGAAATTACTATACACCATATTTTCAGGGTTGTGATCCCGGTGTCAGTTTTATAACTTATCAAACAAAAGAAGAATCATTGATTACTATAGTAAGCAACTTTGGAAATAACGTATGGCGTATGATGAAAAATGCAAATGAGGATTTGTTCTCGGTATGA
- a CDS encoding GNAT family N-acetyltransferase: MEYNVSFPLARDDDIQDLIEIQNQAFYDDYIKYGECPGYGRTYESMKLSVENCIVYKIMVDDTIVGNIIVRDNHDGSYFLGGLCVIPAYENNGIGQAAMRFLDQQFKGAHYWSLETPADKERNHYFYKKCGFHITKKYHVGTVEIVLLEKCVST, from the coding sequence ATGGAATATAATGTTTCATTTCCCCTTGCTAGGGACGATGACATTCAAGATTTAATAGAAATTCAAAATCAGGCATTTTATGATGATTATATCAAGTATGGAGAATGCCCTGGGTACGGGCGTACATATGAAAGCATGAAGCTTTCTGTGGAAAATTGTATTGTATATAAAATAATGGTTGACGATACTATTGTAGGAAATATTATCGTACGAGATAACCACGATGGTTCGTATTTTCTCGGAGGTCTCTGTGTTATACCTGCATATGAAAATAATGGAATTGGACAAGCAGCGATGAGATTCCTTGATCAGCAGTTTAAAGGTGCTCATTATTGGTCACTGGAAACTCCAGCTGATAAAGAACGAAACCACTATTTTTACAAAAAGTGCGGATTCCATATTACCAAAAAGTATCATGTTGGTACAGTCGAAATTGTATTATTGGAAAAGTGTGTATCCACTTGA
- a CDS encoding iron-containing alcohol dehydrogenase: MMRPMKLAGSELMFGKGCLEYIKTIAAKKAVIVIGGKSMERSGILQKVEGYFAETGVETKVFSGVEPDPCFSTVKKGAEMMRLFAPDLIVALGGGSVMDAAKTMWVYYEHPEFTTLEEVLTAKPFPKLRGKARFVCIPSTSGTASEVSRSVVISDDETGMKHGLGNMEMMPDIAICDPEVTATMPPHITAETGMDALTHAVEALVSNRANYLANILAHAAAIDIVTTLPKACHNGSDMTARETMLNASMVAGLAFTNVSLGIVHSMAHTLGGFFHVSHGLSDAIILPYIIEFNSSNPAAKAVYDELAKDLGGSNFCEIVKELNRKVGIPSCVKEVVPDQAAYLAKLDEMAAAAMADGCTKTNPVIPTIGQFIELFKKVYSD; encoded by the coding sequence ATGATGAGACCAATGAAATTAGCGGGCAGTGAGCTCATGTTTGGCAAGGGCTGCCTTGAATATATCAAAACCATTGCAGCAAAGAAGGCTGTGATTGTCATCGGAGGCAAAAGCATGGAGCGCAGTGGAATTCTTCAAAAAGTGGAGGGCTACTTCGCTGAGACAGGCGTTGAAACAAAAGTATTTTCCGGCGTAGAACCGGATCCCTGCTTTTCTACTGTGAAAAAAGGCGCTGAAATGATGAGGCTGTTTGCACCGGACTTAATTGTGGCGCTTGGCGGCGGTTCCGTAATGGATGCCGCGAAGACGATGTGGGTCTATTATGAGCATCCGGAGTTTACCACTTTGGAAGAAGTACTTACTGCAAAACCGTTCCCAAAGCTGAGAGGCAAGGCACGTTTTGTCTGTATCCCCTCTACCAGTGGAACTGCCAGTGAGGTTTCCCGTTCCGTCGTTATCTCCGATGATGAAACCGGAATGAAACACGGACTTGGCAATATGGAGATGATGCCGGATATCGCCATCTGTGACCCGGAGGTAACAGCCACCATGCCCCCGCACATTACGGCGGAAACCGGAATGGATGCGCTTACCCACGCAGTAGAAGCGCTCGTTTCCAATCGGGCAAACTACCTTGCAAATATTCTTGCGCACGCCGCGGCGATTGATATTGTGACTACTTTGCCCAAAGCATGTCACAATGGTAGCGACATGACTGCGCGTGAAACAATGCTGAACGCTTCCATGGTGGCCGGTCTTGCGTTTACAAATGTATCGCTTGGCATCGTTCATTCCATGGCACATACGCTTGGTGGCTTTTTCCATGTTTCTCATGGCCTTTCCGACGCAATCATCTTACCATATATTATAGAGTTTAACAGTTCAAATCCGGCTGCGAAGGCTGTTTATGACGAACTTGCCAAAGACCTTGGCGGCAGTAATTTCTGTGAGATCGTAAAGGAATTAAACCGCAAAGTTGGAATTCCTTCCTGTGTGAAAGAAGTAGTGCCGGATCAGGCTGCTTACTTGGCTAAATTAGACGAAATGGCCGCGGCTGCGATGGCAGACGGCTGTACGAAGACGAATCCGGTGATCCCGACTATCGGGCAGTTTATTGAGCTCTTTAAGAAAGTCTACTCCGATTAA
- a CDS encoding iron-containing alcohol dehydrogenase, producing the protein MLISQNVDNIMDVMGCEIIDCGERVPFIAIPTTAGTGSEATMVAVILDPLKNIKMEFISYHLLPDVAVLDPRMTLTLPPRITASTGIDVLCHAMEAYTCLQKNPLSDAFAVGALEMIRENLRIAVKDGKIPKARLAMANAAFMGGSAFSNSMVGMVHAIGHALGGVCHVPHGEAMTILMPYCMEYNFDILEDLYGELLLYIAGAEVYASTPKAKRGRKTISCIRQINSEFHESCGLPVRLSETETKREDFERVAQTAMKDGAMIVNPKQVNQKDVPNILEKAF; encoded by the coding sequence ATGCTTATCTCGCAAAATGTTGACAATATCATGGATGTGATGGGCTGCGAAATCATAGACTGCGGCGAACGTGTCCCCTTTATCGCCATACCTACTACAGCAGGAACCGGTTCAGAGGCTACTATGGTTGCAGTCATTCTGGATCCGCTTAAAAATATCAAAATGGAGTTTATCTCATATCATCTGCTGCCCGATGTTGCCGTTCTCGATCCACGCATGACGCTTACACTTCCTCCACGGATTACGGCTTCCACAGGAATAGATGTGCTTTGCCACGCGATGGAAGCTTATACATGCCTTCAAAAGAATCCGCTCAGCGACGCATTTGCGGTGGGTGCATTAGAGATGATACGCGAGAACCTGCGAATAGCGGTAAAAGATGGTAAAATCCCCAAGGCTCGACTAGCCATGGCGAATGCGGCGTTTATGGGAGGCTCTGCTTTTTCCAACTCAATGGTCGGCATGGTTCATGCAATCGGACACGCTTTGGGCGGTGTATGTCATGTCCCTCACGGGGAAGCGATGACGATTCTGATGCCGTATTGTATGGAGTATAATTTCGACATCTTGGAAGATTTGTATGGAGAACTGCTCTTATATATTGCGGGCGCTGAAGTTTATGCCAGCACCCCAAAAGCGAAAAGAGGTCGCAAGACGATTTCATGCATTCGCCAAATAAATTCTGAATTTCATGAAAGTTGTGGTCTTCCCGTACGCCTAAGTGAAACAGAAACAAAAAGGGAAGACTTTGAAAGAGTGGCGCAGACCGCGATGAAAGACGGCGCGATGATTGTCAACCCGAAACAAGTAAATCAGAAGGATGTTCCTAATATACTGGAAAAAGCGTTTTAA
- a CDS encoding O-methyltransferase yields MEKKKALATDILEKYQAYIEGLYDVKGSMRRKEFVNKTGWKDFVPVVDDDAARFLQLVLQMKKPKKILEIGTSIGFSTTSMALIAREYNGTITTIEFDRTASEQAKSNFVRSGVDSTIQIMFGDACQIVPGFSNGSFDFIFQDVDKRLYPSLLKDCIRILKPGGVFVADDALFPVMDLDDKWNDQVEPICRFNRLVADSPELDSTLLPIGDGMIVAIKK; encoded by the coding sequence ATGGAAAAGAAAAAAGCTTTAGCAACTGACATATTAGAAAAATACCAAGCTTACATTGAAGGCCTGTATGATGTAAAGGGTTCTATGAGAAGAAAGGAATTTGTTAATAAAACAGGTTGGAAAGATTTTGTGCCGGTTGTAGATGATGACGCTGCACGTTTTTTGCAATTAGTATTGCAGATGAAAAAGCCAAAAAAGATCCTTGAGATTGGAACCAGCATCGGATTTTCGACAACGTCCATGGCGCTTATTGCGCGGGAATATAACGGAACGATCACGACAATCGAATTTGATCGAACTGCTTCCGAACAGGCAAAGAGCAATTTTGTGCGCTCGGGTGTAGACAGCACCATACAAATCATGTTTGGTGATGCGTGCCAGATTGTCCCCGGCTTTTCGAACGGCTCTTTTGACTTTATTTTTCAGGACGTAGATAAACGACTTTACCCCAGCCTGCTGAAGGATTGTATCCGAATTTTGAAACCGGGCGGTGTTTTTGTCGCAGACGACGCGCTGTTTCCAGTCATGGACCTTGATGATAAATGGAATGATCAAGTAGAGCCAATATGCAGATTCAACCGTCTTGTCGCTGATTCACCGGAGCTAGATAGTACCCTGCTACCAATTGGAGACGGAATGATTGTGGCTATAAAGAAGTGA
- a CDS encoding tryptophan synthase subunit alpha, with product MNLICYLSNGYPTIESSIEMAKTYVEAGCDIIEIDFPSHNPFLESEYIADRMAEALKACDDYDRYMDGMIKVKKQLPNTKFILMVYENTVEEIGLDKFINFCLENDFRDIILVGLKDETVKNKVIASGLRVSCYVQFFLDEQEVEYALKSNGFVYLQAVPAPAQINPQYPKLIDCIKYLRDRGLKSPIYCGVGVHVPQDAAMVKKSGGDAAFVGSTILKLQEDKDALMAMIRKFKQQC from the coding sequence ATGAATTTAATTTGCTATTTATCTAACGGGTATCCTACTATTGAAAGCAGTATTGAAATGGCTAAGACATATGTTGAGGCCGGCTGCGACATTATCGAGATTGATTTTCCATCGCATAATCCTTTTTTAGAGAGTGAATACATAGCGGACCGTATGGCAGAGGCGCTCAAGGCTTGTGATGATTATGACCGGTACATGGATGGTATGATCAAAGTAAAAAAACAATTACCAAATACGAAATTTATCCTCATGGTGTATGAAAACACGGTGGAGGAGATTGGTCTGGACAAATTTATCAATTTTTGCCTTGAAAATGATTTTCGCGACATCATCCTGGTAGGCTTGAAAGACGAAACCGTTAAGAACAAGGTGATTGCGAGCGGTCTGCGCGTGAGTTGCTATGTACAGTTCTTTTTAGATGAACAAGAAGTAGAGTATGCTCTCAAGTCCAACGGCTTTGTTTATCTTCAAGCGGTACCGGCTCCCGCCCAGATCAATCCCCAATACCCTAAGTTGATAGACTGCATCAAGTATCTGCGTGACCGAGGGCTGAAAAGTCCAATTTACTGCGGTGTTGGTGTCCATGTCCCTCAGGATGCCGCAATGGTGAAAAAATCCGGTGGGGATGCGGCGTTTGTAGGTAGCACTATACTAAAACTGCAGGAAGATAAGGATGCCCTTATGGCAATGATCCGAAAGTTTAAGCAGCAGTGCTGA